The DNA window taagagtgatataaataatataagataGTAGTAACATAACATGCCATTACAATTTTTAGTTTCTTCCATAACTTTGAGGCTCCAATATCACCtcacctcctcctcctcctaaCAGAAACCAGACTCTTTACAAAGAAACAATCCCTCAATCCTAAAAGACTGGTACTATCTACATCACAAACAACATTTCTTATCTTTTGTGTATGACTGTTAAAAGACACCAACTGTTTATGCCCATCTTTCTTTACTTCCATTAGAATCTCACCATTCTTCCGAATCGGTACCCCGAAACAAATATTTTCCAGTGGTCCATCTCCAACATACTCATATTTGGTCCAAGAACAAGAAGCATCTTCAGCAACATCCATTGTGAAGATACGAAGAATATTCTCTGTCATCTCTCCATAGCAGTACAACCGAATCGTTGCACACTGAAATCTGGATGAAATAAGAAGTGAAGTCCCAATATTCAAAGTGTGGCAAATGTATGAGATGGAATTTCTCGTTACTCAAATTAAAACTGAGGATAAAGTCATAATAATAATTGTCTAAATCATGCCCCAATTAGTAACAAACTCCTTCCCAATATAAATGGCTGCCTAGAACATTAgacattataatatttacaatgtcTTGAGACATGCTAATCTTTCTCCAATAATTGGAACTAATTGTGTAAACCTCAACTTTGCATTTGTTATGGCATCAAATGGCAACACATTTGTAATCATTATTTAAAGAATCAAATCCAAATCCCACAACACCATTAGGAAATCTAGGAGACCCTTCAATTATAAAGTTCCCTGGTTGTGGGAGAAACATGAATTCTTTCAAAGCAGGATTACATAACGCCATTGTTCCAACATCATTTACTAAAACAATTAGCCCATCACAGTGATAACCACTATACCAAAAGCTTTCATCACCAATAGGTTCTGACAAATGTATACTTAGAGGTTCCATGACAGACATAAGAGGATCGTCCTCACCACGATCATCATAGTTTACAGTCAACAATTTGTATGCGATCAAGCTATGATCGACATGGTGGGAAAGCCATTTGAAGAGTAAGGATGTAGAGGATTGGTTTTTGGTAATGAGGAGGTGGTTGGAAACAAATTTCGGGTCGTTAATCAAACCCGAAATAAGAGAATACCAAAACTTGTTCACAACTTTAGATTGTACTAGAGAATTGGCAGGCACCCACAACATGATATTCTCAATTATTTCCTTTGGCAAATCACAGAATCTCACCATTTTTGCCATGATCGTCAATCTAAGCTCTCTATGCTATCAAACTTGTTTCCAATACAGTATAAGAAAATTTCCCCACTCCCCCCAAAAAATACAATctgaaataaaatcaaaaagcTCACATCACAATTAttgattttgttaaatgatcATATGTAAAGAGATACAGATTGAAATAAAGTCTGACCTCAACAGTTTAACCCTTTTAATTTTAGGGAATGTAAATGCACATTGAAACCCTACTTTTTCTTGAAATAGAATTTAAAACAGAAATTTGCAAGATAAAAGCAAAGTGTTCCCGAAAACTAACGTTTGATTTCCATTCATAAAACTAACGTTtcataatcaataattaataattaagaattAGCATTAAATTAAACAAAGCATATTTAGAAGAATTAGCTTATATTTCAAATCATTATAAGGAAAGAGTAAATTTCCATTACTTATTCAAACCAAGAACCAAAAACACCTAATTAActttcctaattaataatttcaatTTACTTTACTTAAGCCTTAGCTTTATTGGAGATTTGGTTGCAGCAGGTTTAGCCTCAGATTCACCAGCCTTAGATTTTTTGGGTAGCAAAACCGGATTAATGTTGGGAAGAACACCACCGCTAGCAATGGTAACACCGTGAAGCAATTTTCCCAACTCCTCATCGTTCCTCACAGCCAATTGAAGGTGTCTTGGGTTGATTCTGTTCTTCTTGTTGTCACGTGCTGCATTTTCGGCCAATTCCAAAACTTCAACGGCAAGATATTCAAGAACAGCTAAGTAGATCGGAGCACCGGTACCGGTACGTTGAGCGTATCTTCCCTTTTTCATGAATCGAGCTATACGTCCCATTGGGAATTGGAGTCCTGCCGTGACGGACTTCGTCACagctttttttctctctctgccTTTTCTTCCTCCTGCTCCTTTGGTTGCTTTGCCGATTTCCATTGCCAGCAACTTTGAAGGTTTtctctagttttttttttggagggAAAGACTGTTTTGGATTTTAAATTTGGTGTGGATTCAGAATTATATAGGGAACGGTTTGCCACGCTggctgttaggttatttttagtattaattttagattaagttaagtatatttttaattgagttttaatcgtgtttggagcatttttacgcttgttattttttatttttgtagatttaaaataaaagaagattagaaaaatatcagaggaaaaaaatgggaaaaaagataaaaatatctcacaaaaagatgatatttaaaatagagaaaattgtgcaagaaaataaagttgaaacttcaagcctaaattcgatTATGTTCTGATTAGATTTTAGAAAAAGTCgaaacatgaaagttctagaactcttctttatctttccggaacatcttgaatcgtccaattctgagcaatatcaagagagttatgaccaaaatGCTATCAGTCGATGCAACAAAAAACTAACCTCCTCTTCTAATCCTAAGCAGAATATGTTTTCTAATCCTAATAGAATAGGTTTTTTGCTTCAGCGAtcgttatcttattttattattttttgactaTAAAAGAAGTGGACTTCAATAGTTTTGGGCAAGCAATTCAGAGAGAAATAGAGAATATATATACGAATTTCAGAGATCAATTGCAATGCTAGAGACATTCTTCAGAGAATTTTCagcattcttttcttctcttttcttaaagttaatatgtgtgattttgctttcataaacatgagtagctaaacacttaattagggttagatgaaTATTGTTTGATATTGCTTTATGgtattaatatgatttatttttcccccaatttctatgtattccaTTTCATTCGTGCTTAactacttttaattgtctgatcaccaattaattgtctatgattttgatgcgagatttGATAAGTGAGTGTCAATcatgctatagtgaaatagaactgaatttcgatataggacgagagcaCCTGTATGGTTTAGACAGCTTATAGGATTTCTGTGTTttatgcctgttgcatgttaaatttatcacgagagtagaaagtttgcatgtgattgagatttatataccTGAGAAgattataaattaccttagtaaacctgctattgcatagaaattgatAATAGGGAGATAATCATATTATGtcataatcaatagaaacaattgaagtcGAAgtcctagtttttattaactgttaatttccttattagtttaattgtttattcttgcactatttttattttctagtttTAATCCTTCCTTGAATTTTTATTcaactaaatagaagtaaaagtttaattttaacgtacttaactacaattcttgtgggatcgacctcactcttggtgagtttactacttgttacgatacgtgcacttgcgtgtgcaaaatatcgcaacacTGACAATCCccgtaagttttttttttttttgacgaaaTGGATTAAAGGTATTTCTGAAAGAgtaatttgtggcataaatacctaagtttaacttccagttgtaaataaatagctaagtttaatttttcgcGGCAATAATTGCTAAGTTATAATTCTGAAACTTTTGTAGGTACCTGACTATTAATtgttaagtaaattgccacGTGACAATTCCTGATTGgcccaagtcattaaatttttttttttcaaaaaaattaatttaaatatccCAAAAAGAAAATGACACGTAAATAATGACATAATATTTAACGGTTAGGTACCTagagttccaaaaatataacttaggtattattaccgtaaaaaattaaacttaggtatttatttgcaactgggagttaaacttaggtatttatgccgcaaattaatattattttttatttttaatactatTAAAGTAAGAAATTTTGAACATATATACAATGTACAtaaataatgaatttgttaGCTCTCAGCCCTCTTGAGTGATTTGCTCTTGGggttattttttcaaaaaaaaaaaaaaaaatattatttatatattattaaaataggtTTAGAGAATGCACTATTCATTCTCTAAATGTAGAGCAAGTTGCATTGGTTTGAGTGCATCTTTATTGATGGGAGCCTTTTTTATCACATTTAGCTAAAAAAATTTAGAGAATCTATATTATAAAGAGACTATTGTGAGTACTCTTACAGTATTAGATGAGCTATAATGCTCTTTTCTTCAAAataaagaagagaaagatgacttaacaaaaaaaaaaaaagatgacaaAGATGAAAAAATGTCAAAAAAGTGACTCCATCCAGTTATTTtagttcaaattttaaaaaaatgttataGTGCTTCTCTATATGTGGAGAAGCACTattcatttttcaaataattttaataatatataattaatattttattcatatttaataattgtgtattttatatttattaaaaaaataatatttaaatgattgtagataaaagataaaaaagttAATGTATGATGAAATGTAAAAGTTTAGGTAAAATaaagggctatttacaaaaatatgggaaaataaagataagttttgatatatatggcataaaaacttaattacactaaatatggcatttttttaaaaaacttacaaatatgggaaaaagtcttgaggaatgccataaaaaactttaaatttgtgtttctttttatttattatttctttttttaaaaaataaaatactaaaataaataaaaaatgatctcaactatagatattatttttttttacagaaattaaacttgtttttttttttattcatttaaactactatttttttttttgttaaaaactaattatttcattaaaagcagaaaaaaaaaaaaccagtttcatcaacatcatcctgaagaaaaaacaatataaaaaattataatctaaagataatataaactttaaaaatcagtttcatcaacattgaaagaaactattaatttcattaaaagaataaaaaaaatagtttcattatgttattagaatttttttcaagttacttttttattattttttttctaggttggaaacttacatttatattttgttattaaattattggtaggcattatgtgttgttttgattatatttgtaattagtatttttttttttttgtatatttgtgtgtgtatggttttatttgattgtccgatgaaactggtttcaattaactttattattaacatttgtgttttgttatgattttttgtaacgtcaaaactggtttcacatgtcgaaactggtttcacagatTTTAACTGTTCTTTAATAgggttgctcaatttttatgatattattatatattttttagtttgtataaaaccagttttcttattgtatgatatttgaacaacaatttttattttattttaattaatcagtttctgacacacatattattttattattttcataactggtttttttaagtaactagtttttataactaattttttttttattgttgttcataattgaattttattcaattttttattaatttatttcaagaaactggtttttatttgtttgtttttattttggttgttttactaactggtttctcacattccactgttttttttttgttattcttttatggtttttattgcacttttgtctctttaattttctttgtttcttttttttttctctttcattttaatttatgattctctttgttatatttgctgcatattgtatgtttaaattaactctaatttttgagcaagcaaataaaaaattaaatgctaaaataaagaatgaagttagaagtttgattattaggtattgatataaaatttatatgttcgaaactggtttttaaatttagtatcgttaatttgtaaaagtttagtcattaggcattgtgtattttttattatgttattgatgaaactattttttttttttgcctcttttaatgaaataattcgtttcttttaatattgatgaaactggtttttaaagttagtatcgtctttagattgtaatttttttcattatcttgttgatgaaactattttttgtattctttaaatgaaattattagtttctttcaatgttgatgaaactagtttttaaagtttggattctttttagattatgattttttatattatttttttttcaggatgatgttgatgaaactggttttttttttctgctgtttttaatggaataattagtttttaataaaaaaaaacaaatagtagtttaaataaaaaacaagtttaatttttgtaaaaaaaaaatgaaataaaaaaatgtacacttattatatatattaagagaaaaaaaattaggttgagaaaaaaaattaaaaaaaaaaagagagacacaaaaagaaattaaaaaaaaaacaatagagagagataagtgaaagaaagaaaaaaaaaagtagcaactgacttaaaagttgaaaagaaaaaagagagccaaaattgactaaaaaatatataaaaaaacaaaacagaaaaaaaactttttgaagtttcaataagtaaaaaagaaaaaaaaataataaaagtataaaaataaaatgttcttgtcaaattaaaaatgtaatgtttgaaaaaaaatgcaatatttggtgtaaatttttcaaataaaaagaaaccctcaaatgtaagtgtaaaataaattaaaaaataaataaaactaattaagctaaaaacaaaaacataaaatatgggattggataataagtttataaaaatatggcatatcaaataccataaaaaatcttaaatgtaaaaaaatgccatagaagagtggcaaacttaaaaatgccatatttttctaactttgttatgaaatcccatatttcatgtagagtaaaattttagtaaaatattttgaaaaatagggTAGAGAAACTCATGTAAATGCTCTAgtgtaatatttattaaatgatCTATTTCATCACTAAGataaaatactttattttctcaattgtcTAGCATATTCTCTAATGTATCTTATTCTTGTTTCAATTATTGGTTATTTAGATGGAAGATGCATGAACCGAACCTTCACAAAACATTCCTCTTATTCTTTGGCAAGCACAAGAAGTGATTGTTGTGTTTTCAGTGAGATCTAAGGACTATGGAGATGTTATAACCATATTTCGAGTAATAAATATGAATACAATACGTAGATATAagctcaaaaataaaataaatatataaataaagaagaACGTGATAATTATATCACTTCGAAATGTGCTATAATTAATTCTATACTTAAGTCTCGCTATAACAATTTATTAAGGCTAAGTCAGaagtataaattattaattggagAGGTAGTAATTATCGAGACAACAAAGACGAAGTTCATCTCGGACTTAACTAAAACAACAGaacaagtattttataaaaagagaGGCAAGGACACATAAAGATAAGACGAGTCATATCGAAAAACAATGTGAATGATATGAGAAGACTGATCCTAAAAGCACAAAAAATACAATCTTAAGAAATTTAAGAGCTATCATAAGATTTATTTAAAACAACAAATACAAGGTTGCCTCAACatgttgttatattattttatataatataatatgtagattaaataattaagttattaataattaagtgtgacaaagtattaattttgtcaaattgtAACATACATTATGGAGTTACAAAATTTGTGTAGAATGATCTCAAAATAGGAGTTGCAAATCCTTTAAATTAATGATCACTTGAATATGTAACTCTCATCTCTTTTTTCactcttaaattagtaaaagatgttactaattgtttatgaatgtgaatgaatgatagttattgaaaatattgttgttggagacttaatttattcatttataaggtgtataaatggttcaaaatcaagtaggaatgatttggaacactttggaaaagaattggccaaagctaaaaaaatggtaactagtaactagttactgtttTTTTCAGCATATTATTGCCCACGTTTTTGAAAGTTTGAGAGCCTTTGTAACAGCCCAAAACTCCTCCAAATCACccaattaataacataaatgcCCAATTTATGATTGGTAACATCCAAAGGCTTTATGGTGGTCATTCATGTTCACATGAGAGTGAAACTCTATAAATAGAGGCCATATTGTTTACTTGCATGAGAAGTGGTTGAAACCATTTGTTGTGGTTAGAACCTTGTGAGGATATGCTCATCCTTAGACACTAGGCTGAGCATATGAGGCTTGATAAATTCTTAAGAGCATTTCTAGAGTTTCCCTAAGTGTCCATATGAGGGAGGAAATGACTTTTAGGACAAAGGTCCTTGAGCCTTGGTCAAGCTTTTTGTGTGttatccttcttcttcttctctagctttcttgtaatcttgatgaaatacttttatttgtattttgagtaTTTTAATTGTAATCCTTCTATTCTCTCTTGTAATGAGAATTTTTCCAACACATGTACTTCGCAATATCTATCTCACCATTCAGTTCACCATTGAAGAATTTGAAGCGTATTATAAGTATGTCACCTCGGTAAAGAAATTACTTTCAGATAAGGCAAAGTAGTAGTTATTTGGCAGTTATATACGATTTGATAAACAGTCATTTAGATGAGACAAAAAGAATAACTgttagccctataaataggggTATGGTCAACAAGACAATGGATGAACAATTTTGAGAATGATCACCCTGAGAGAATAAGTGTGTAGAAAATTAAGTATTTCTTACATTATGTACTGAATAACTTGTATTCTGTGAGGGATTACAactcaaaaataatataaactcgTGAATTATGTATATTTAACTACAAAACTATGTAAAAGTATCCTCTCTTATTTATTGTTGTTTCCATTAGTTTCATaaaagttatgttttttttaattttatttaaagggCCTCATTGTGGTTAACCAAATTAAGTGTTAACAGTAGACATTGTCTTTGCAACTTCCATCCTGAAGGTAATATGTATATATCTTAATCTTCCATatgattttgtttttgaattaaATAGTCTCATGTTAGCCCTTCATGGCAAGACTTAGTAACCCTCTTATGTTTATGATAGGACagagcataaaatttaaaaattgtttaAACCATTCAATCGACTAGCCGAACATTGCTAAAATTGAAACTGCCAAAATTAAAAGGTCAAAAAAACTATCAACGGTTAATACTGTCATTGGacggtcaatttttttttggtaccaAAATGACCGAACAAAACCGAAGCCGACTgttactttatatatattgttaactttctactttttatattatatatattatcaatttaaatttaaattatgttttgatatataaatttgttattattttaatgatgttaaagaaataaaataaatattctcTCTCCAATCAACTCAACTTGAGGAGATTGAGGAGAAGAAATTGTAACAAAAAAGAAGTCTTTAATTTTGcaaagagcaaaaaaaaaaagtttggttTGGACAGTTTGAACCGATTAAATTGTGTTTTACTTTGGTCAATTTCAAGAAAGTTTTTAAATTGGTCGGTGGATTTTCGGATTGCACTAATCTAGATTGCTAaccgaaatttatttttttatataaaaaaaactgatTTGcgatataaatacttaaatttatcgTAGTGCTCCACTAATAAAATGATGCTTATTGGTTTTAAAAGAGAGAACACAATTCTTATGGTAGGGTGTCGCACAGATTTTAACTATCCTAATTCCTAAATATgtcaacttaaaattttctatctttttattatatatttcctattttttatattatttatttaataataaaaaaataaaactaagagCATCTTAAAGGAGCACACTAAATTTGGTGTCACACTATCACCAAATTTagtgtcaaaaattatttttactccaatcacaacatcaaaaattacactaaaaaaattacttattattatattaattttgtaataaaataaaagtaattatagtatttacatttaaatttacacacaataaattaaaaaggTGCTTTTATAATGTATCCCTCCAAATAAAAGAATCAATCGTGCAACAAACAATTTACATTTCATTTTtggcatgttaaattttttcaaatttttttaaaattttgcagaatatcttaaataactataatgtacatatgaccatgaaaaaaaatagactaaaatttTACAATGCATTAGGGGTCTACTGATGCACCTCCTATCTATTTTAGCATATAAGAGAATTTTTAAATCAAATTTTAAGAGAATGcattgtaaaaataatatttttaatcttataaataataataataatatcaatatctataaatgtaaattaaataataataataataataataataattataattattattattattattattaaaaataaatgctgGTGCCACTGCATATATGCCGTGCACTGTAGCCACACGACATATATGCTGTCAAGTTTATTGTTACGTTGGATaaattagggtaaataccattttggaccatatattttacaaaagttaccaattggactctctattttgttaaatgacaaaatggaccctatattttccaaaatggtaaaaataggacactGAGCtatattttcaacaattttattttttaatataaccaactttaagataatttttaatacgaacaaatacaaaaaatttaaCCAGTCTTGTAATAACAGCactagatcagattattattaagttttattttgacaaaaaattagttcagGGTTATAGTGtacaattttggaaaatacagggtccattttgtcatataacaaaatagaaggtctaattagtaatttttgcaaaatacagaattcaaaatagcatttacccaataaattatataaaccaAATCTAAATTATAGTGTCTCCTTACAGTTGCTCTAAACAATGACCATATAAATTGTAAGTTTAGGTGGTTAATTAATTAGGATTAATAACTAATCCCTTCTGCTAAGACTCTTTACTTGAGATTGAGCTGCGTATATTATAAGGCACATTTACTGTGCAATAGTTCACTCAGCTTtattaaaatcaaaattagagCAGAGCATATTTTTCCTCATAAAGACCCACAAGAGGGCTCTATTGGATTTATGAGAATGCaactttttatatttaaattcatagactaaaaaacaaaacaaaaacaaaatgaaCTTAATTGCTTTTGGAAGTAGAAGTAGAAAGATAATAAATTCATATATgtaattaatgaaataatttacATGTATAATGTATTgcataattatatatgataaatTCTGTGATAGAGTTATATCCTAATAAAATCTTATATAAGACTAAAAAAGTCATTGAGCAGAAACtaaaaaactaagaaaaaaattttaaaattgagatgtTGAATTGGCATGGTGCTAATAATCCTAGAAATTAAACTCTAAGAAACAAGAAGGTTGTCATTCCTCAAAACATAGATAGCTTCAGCAACTTTGGCTTTCAAGGCATGAGGTGAGTTGAGCAAGTGCAGAAGCTGTGTGTGGTCCATCTCTAGAAGCATGCCAGTGACTTTAGCTGCATTTTTATGCTCCAATTGCTCCACAAGTGGATACAACTTGTTTCCCACCAATCTCCTATGTTGTTCTGCTGTGGACATCTGTGGAGGATGCATAAGTGGAGGTTGTCCATTTTGTTGTACAAGCCCTGTTCTAGCTCGGAGTAACTGCTGGTtgtacccaaacccaaacccaaacccaaacccgggTTGGGGAGGAATCATAGCACCATAGTATAGTTGTTGTCCAACACCTGGAGCACACAATGGATGCATAGGATTAACATACTGATTTACTCTTTCATTTTTGTGCTCaaatttttctttcaattcCATTTCTCTTTCACCTTTTTTCTGGGCCTTCCCAACATACCACTCTTTCTCATCAAACTTCTTTCCATTAACACCATCAACGGCTCGAGCTGCATCATCGGCGTCTTCAAAGTTCACAAACCCAAAACCTTTTGAATTTCCTTTTCCGTCTCTCATAATTATTACACTGGTAATACTTCCATATTCACCAAAAATGTTGCTTAAATCATCTTCATTCAAAGATCGAGAAAAGTTCTTTACATAAATATTGTTgaattttcttttctctttccgAACAAAAGGTCCAATAAAAACTTGTTTGTCATTAAACAACATCCCGTTAAGCTTCTCGATAGCACACTGTGAAGCCTCTTCACTCTCAAATTGAACAAAACCGTACCCTTTAGACTGACCCCAAACGTCTGTAGCTATCTTGCACGACAAAATGTTGCCAAAGCTTGAAAATGTTTCATGTAAAGCTTTGCAGTCAATTCCTTTATCTaagtttttaataaatatattgccAGTTCCGCTCTTTCGAATACTCGGGTCCCGATTAGAATACATTATTCTAATTGGCTTACCGTTAACAACCCGAAAATTCATGACATTCATTGCTCGAGAAGCATCTTGCGGATTACTAAAATTAACATAGCCATAACCGAGGGATCGTCCTGAGGTCAAATCTCTGCAGACACGAACGGAAATGAGTTGACCCATTTGGCTAAACAATTGAAAAAGCTGTGTTTCATTTAGTGAGGGATGGAGATCACCAACATAGAGTGAGCTCCTCACGCCATTTGCAACCTGAACATGCGCCATCTTTTTCACTTTTTTGTTTATTGTATTAATTGTAGTATAGGTACGTAGGTAGAAGAAAAATGAGAAGAAGAGAATTAAGGATATATCAGGTGATTaattctattatatatattgaaagtATAACTGCAGtacttaatttatataatacGTATGAGAGTGTTTATATACTATAGTGCTATATATAATCCATATATAAATAGTACTCCTATTGGAAAAAAGATATATACATAAATCCTATATTGTTAAGGACAATATATATCAGATTTTAAAAA is part of the Cannabis sativa cultivar Pink pepper isolate KNU-18-1 chromosome 5, ASM2916894v1, whole genome shotgun sequence genome and encodes:
- the LOC133038036 gene encoding F-box protein CPR1-like — encoded protein: MAKMVRFCDLPKEIIENIMLWVPANSLVQSKVVNKFWYSLISGLINDPKFVSNHLLITKNQSSTSLLFKWLSHHVDHSLIAYKLLTVNYDDRGEDDPLMSVMEPLSIHLSEPIGDESFWYSGYHCDGLIVLVNDVGTMALCNPALKEFMFLPQPGNFIIEGSPRFPNGVVGFGFDSLNNDYKCVAI
- the LOC133038527 gene encoding probable histone H2A.5, encoding MEIGKATKGAGGRKGRERKKAVTKSVTAGLQFPMGRIARFMKKGRYAQRTGTGAPIYLAVLEYLAVEVLELAENAARDNKKNRINPRHLQLAVRNDEELGKLLHGVTIASGGVLPNINPVLLPKKSKAGESEAKPAATKSPIKLRLK
- the LOC115716494 gene encoding polyadenylate-binding protein 4-like, which produces MAHVQVANGVRSSLYVGDLHPSLNETQLFQLFSQMGQLISVRVCRDLTSGRSLGYGYVNFSNPQDASRAMNVMNFRVVNGKPIRIMYSNRDPSIRKSGTGNIFIKNLDKGIDCKALHETFSSFGNILSCKIATDVWGQSKGYGFVQFESEEASQCAIEKLNGMLFNDKQVFIGPFVRKEKRKFNNIYVKNFSRSLNEDDLSNIFGEYGSITSVIIMRDGKGNSKGFGFVNFEDADDAARAVDGVNGKKFDEKEWYVGKAQKKGEREMELKEKFEHKNERVNQYVNPMHPLCAPGVGQQLYYGAMIPPQPGFGFGFGFGYNQQLLRARTGLVQQNGQPPLMHPPQMSTAEQHRRLVGNKLYPLVEQLEHKNAAKVTGMLLEMDHTQLLHLLNSPHALKAKVAEAIYVLRNDNLLVS